The window TAGAAGAATCCAAGACTTTGTGAGGATAAAAATTTGGAGACGCAATCCAACCTAGAAAGAAAAAGAAAGGTTGCGCAACGAGCATCATTGACGAGCATTGGCATTTGGGTGGCGGTACTGACTCTACATGCCGCTGGGGCCCGCTATGGTCTGACCCAAATGACCTTTATCCAGTCCGGCGCCATCGTGGCTGTCGCACTGTCTGTCATCCTGCTTCATCAACTGTATTTCCGGACCCGGATGTGTCTGGTGGTTCCGCTTGCTTTCAAAACGGTGGGTACATTGAATCTGGTCGCGCAGGGAATTTGCGGCATGGTTCTGGTGTGGTTCGACCGGTTCAGCTACCTGACATTGATTCTGCTCACGATGGGGGTGCCGGCCGCCCCGGCGTTTTTGGGGCTCAACTATGGTTTTCGCGGAACCATTGCGGTGTTGGGTTTGCTGATGCCGTTACTCATAGTGGTATACGCATTGATTCCCGACAACTCCACGACGACCGATCCGAAGATCTTTTTGTTTTTCCTCGCAGCGTGGATTGTGAACTGGACCATCGGCGCCATCGTCAATGGTCACAACATCCGCAAGAAATATCTGATCCTCAATCTGTTTAAGGAGCAGCAAGACAACAACCGGACGATTCAGGAACAGAATCAACGCCTGGATGAGAAAACCAAGGCGTTGGAGCAGGCGAATGCGCGGTTGCGCTATATGTCCATGGTCGATGGCCTGACCGGCGTTGCAAATCGGCGCCACTTTGATGAAACGTTACAAGACGAATGGGGGCGAGCCGTTCGCCAGCAAGCTGCTCGGCAACCACGTAAATCGGACACAAAGCCGGAAATGCTGTCGCTGTTGCTGATCGACATCGACTTTTTCAAAGAGTTTAACGACCACTATGGCCACCTGGCTGGCGATGACTGTCTGCGGCAGGTTGCCCGCACCCTGGTTTCAAGCTTGAAGCGCTCCAGTGATTTGGCCGCCCGCTACGGTGGGGAAGAATTTGCCGTACTGTTGCCGGGCACGCCACCGGAGGGTGCGCTCAAGGTGGCAGAACGAATCCGTCGAAGGATTGAGATGCTGCGCATTCCCCATGAAGCCTCGAATGTTTCGGATGTCGTGACGGTCAGTCTGGGTATGGCGACGCGATTTGAAATCAAAGAAAGTGCCCCGGGTGAATTGATCGAAATGGCAGATCGGGCCTTGTATCGGGCCAAAGCGAGCGGGCGCAACTGCTGCGTGTCAGCGGATATTGACAGCGGCGCCAGCGACAATACGACTTTTGCTTAAGGCCTGATGATCGGCATGGCGCTGTATGCACGGGGGTTAAGTTTCTCGGCGGTTAGCCGACCAAATCGTAGATTGGCCCGCTCGGAAATCTAATATCCGAAGGTGCAGACATGACTTGGCAACCGGCAATCATTCCCTGTATATCAATAACGTAGAAAAAAGAGGACTTGGGTGGATTCAAACCCCGATCATGATCAGGCGGTCAACCGAAAGCGCCGCACTGCACGCCGGGCGGCGTTGACCGCCAGCTTCGTTTGGATCTTGGTCGCGGGTCTTCACGCGGTCACGCGGGAATTGGGTTTGGCCTCCATGAGTTACGCCACGGCCGCCACGTTTTACCTGCTTGGCGCCAC is drawn from Pseudomonadota bacterium and contains these coding sequences:
- a CDS encoding diguanylate cyclase; amino-acid sequence: MTSIGIWVAVLTLHAAGARYGLTQMTFIQSGAIVAVALSVILLHQLYFRTRMCLVVPLAFKTVGTLNLVAQGICGMVLVWFDRFSYLTLILLTMGVPAAPAFLGLNYGFRGTIAVLGLLMPLLIVVYALIPDNSTTTDPKIFLFFLAAWIVNWTIGAIVNGHNIRKKYLILNLFKEQQDNNRTIQEQNQRLDEKTKALEQANARLRYMSMVDGLTGVANRRHFDETLQDEWGRAVRQQAARQPRKSDTKPEMLSLLLIDIDFFKEFNDHYGHLAGDDCLRQVARTLVSSLKRSSDLAARYGGEEFAVLLPGTPPEGALKVAERIRRRIEMLRIPHEASNVSDVVTVSLGMATRFEIKESAPGELIEMADRALYRAKASGRNCCVSADIDSGASDNTTFA